A genomic window from Lycium barbarum isolate Lr01 chromosome 4, ASM1917538v2, whole genome shotgun sequence includes:
- the LOC132638465 gene encoding (+)-neomenthol dehydrogenase — translation MASRQSELSSSSTRWWSQETVAIVTGGNKGIGFALVKRMAELGLTVILTARDNARGMEAVESLDKIGLRVYYHRLDVSDTSSIQAFTSWFSNNFTALDILVNNAAVSFNDIHENSVQHAEIVISTNFYGPKRLIEELWPTFRCSSTVTRILNISSRLGLLSKLRNEQLRTVLLDEENLSKKQIEGLVNLFIENVKNGTWKSKGWPELWTDYAVSKLALNAYSKVLARDNKGKGISVNCYCPGFTQTSMTGGKGKYTAEAAAEIGVRLALLPPQHLPTGKFYLGSNPPTIYSKI, via the exons ATGGCATCAAGACAATCAGAGCTTTCTTCTTCATCGACGAG ATGGTGGTCTCAAGAGACAGTGGCAATAGTGACAGGTGGAAACAAGGGCATAGGTTTTGCCTTGGTAAAAAGAATGGCAGAGTTGGGATTGACAGTCATTCTAACTGCCAGAGATAATGCAAGAGGAATGGAAGCAGTTGAGTCCCTTGACAAAATAGGGCTGCGTGTCTATTATCACCGGCTTGATGTCTCAGATACTTCCTCCATTCAAGCATTTACTTCATGGTTCTCCAACAATTTCACTGCCTTAGATATATTG GTAAATAATGCAGCTGTATCATTCAACGATATCCACGAGAACTCGGTGCAGCATGCAGAAATAGTAATATCAACAAATTTTTATGGGCCCAAACGACTCATAGAGGAACTCTGGCCCACATTTCGTTGCTCTTCCACTGTCACTCGAATTCTTAATATTAGCTCTAGACTTGGGCTTCTTAGT AAGCTCAGAAATGAACAACTAAGAACTGTGTTATTGGATGAGGAAAACCTATCAAAGAAACAAATCGAAGGATTGGTGAATTTATTTATAGAAAATGTGAAAAATGGGACATGGAAAAGCAAAGGTTGGCCAGAATTATGGACAGACTATGCTGTATCAAAGCTTGCGTTGAATGCGTACTCTAAAGTCTTGGCTAGGGATAATAAAGGAAAGGGTATAAGCGTGAATTGTTATTGCCCTGGATTTACACAAACATCTATGACTGGTGGCAAGGGGAAGTACACGGCGGAAGCCGCGGCAGAGATAGGAGTAAGACTGGCTTTGCTACCACCACAACATCTTCCAACAGGAAAGTTTTATCTAGGGTCTAATCCTCCAACTATTTACTCCAAGATTTAA